Within Streptomyces tsukubensis, the genomic segment CGTCGGGGTGGGCCGGGTCGTACAGCGCCTGGAGGGCGGCGGCGTGCGGGCCGACGTCCTCGGTGCGGCACGCCGCGTCGCGGATGCGGTCGAGGCCGATGCGCACGATGGCGACGGCCGCCTGCAGTTCCTGGTCGAGGGGGAGCTTCGGGGTGCGGTCCACTGGGGTCCTTCCGGAGTGAGTCGCGGATTATCTAGCTGGTTTGGCTGTGTGTGCCCTGCTTACAGCGCCGCGATGAGGAGCGCGGCGACGCCGAGGAACAGGTGGTGGAAGCTCTGGTCGAGGGCGTAGGCGCCGGTGCCGAGCGTCGGCGCGTACCCGCCTTCGGCGTTGACCGGGTGCGCCGGGTTGGCGGGCGTGCCGAGGCTCAGGAACTCCGTCTTGCCGGTGACCTTGGCGAGCCAGGCGAGCGTCGACCGGCGGTCCGCCCACCAGTGGGTTGCCGCGTCGATGCCGAGGCCGGCCACCACGCCGGTGACGGTGACGGGGAGGTCGAGGACCAGGACGACCGCGGCGAGCGCGATGCCCTTGGTGATCGTCAGTCCGAGGACGTGCATGGTGCAGGCGATCCGACCGGCGCGGCTGGACTGGCCGGGGTTCCGGTCGTTCTCGCCCTTGTGGGCGGCCTGGTGGGAGGACTGGACCCAGTGGTCGCCGACGCTGTGCGCGATGTACAGCGCGATGAACACGGCGGCGAAGACGGCTGCTGCGGTCATGGGTTCTGGCTCCTTCGGGAGGCGGTGCGCGGTCGGGGTGATCAGCGGTCGGTGCGGACGGTCCAGCCGCCCTCGAAGTTCCGGCGGATCTCCAGGCCGGGGCCGGAGATGCGGCCGGGTCCGGCCTGGACGCTGCCGGGCTGCAAGGCGTCGAGCTGCTCCAGGAGCGCGGCGACCTGCGTGGCCAGCTCCAGCGCGCGGGCGTTCTCGTCGGCGCTCGGCATCGTCTGTCGCATGTCATCCCCTGAGTTAGTCGCTTGCGTTTCCGCTGGGTTTTTCGCTTGCAGTAATTCAATGATGCAGACTCCGAGTCTGCATGTCTAGGGGTTCGCAGACTCCGAGTCTGCATAGCGTGGGTCTGTGCTGGTCAGGCCCGGAAAGAATCTCGCGGACGGCGGGTGTCGTCCGCTCCCGGGGCGCGTACCGGGTGTGGTCCGCGTCTCACCGGAGCCGCTCAGCACTCAGCCCGGAAGCGGCCGGGCTTGCGGCCGGTTCCGGGCTGATCTCCTGCCACCCAAAAGCGGGGGAGGGCGGGTGCTGGCCAGGGCGACGTCGCCGGGTGCGGGTCAGCGGGCGGGCTGCTCCTGGTCGCGGTCGGCGTCGGCCTCTTCGCACGCCTCGCTGCAGTACGGGCCCCGGTGGTGGATCGGGGCGCCGCACAGGGCGCACTCTCCGGGCTCGGGCTCCAGGTCCTCGTACGGGTCCCACTTCGGCTCGTCGGACCACGGGTCGTCCTCCGGGGCCGGCACGGGACGCAGGCCGGTGAGGATGTCGAGGACGACCCACAGGCGTTCGCCGCCGAGGCCGTACTCCGGCGCGATGATCGAGACGTACGTGCCGTGGGCGACCTGGTCGTAGAGGGCGCGGTCGAGGCCGGGCCACTGGATGGCCATGTCCGCCCGGCCGATCCGGCCGCCGAACGCGGTGACCGCCTCGCCGTCGCGGGTCGTGACGACCACGCCGTCCTCCTGGAGGCCGCCGTCGCGGCGGTGGTCGTTGATCCGCACGATGAACCCGGCCGCGCTCGCGGCGGCGACCAGGCGGTCGAGCAGCTCGGCGTCGGTGACGACCAGCTCGACCGCGGCGCGCTGCTCCCACCACAGGCCGTCCGCGCCGGTGCCCGCGAATCCGGGCTGCGAGCAGGTGGTGACGTACCCGGCCCGGCACAGCGCAGCGAGGGTGGGCACCAGGTGCGCGGTCTCCTCGTCGGGCCCGAACCGCGGCTGGTAGCCGGGACGGGAGGCGATCTCGCCCTCCAGCCACAGCGCCATCAGCGTGCCGAGGTCGAGGACGGAGCGGGCGGACTTCCAGCGGCGACGGTCGGCGCGGCTCATCCAGGGCAGCGGCATGGTGGTCACCGCCCCACGATCATGTTGCCGTGGCCGTTGTTCATGTGGTCCACGCACGCCGGGCAGTCCTCGCGCGGACCGAGGTGCTTGTGCTGCTCGCGGCTGTCGTAGGCGTGGAGCCAGCACTGCGTGCATTCGCCGGCGGGCGGG encodes:
- a CDS encoding DUF6919 domain-containing protein encodes the protein MPLPWMSRADRRRWKSARSVLDLGTLMALWLEGEIASRPGYQPRFGPDEETAHLVPTLAALCRAGYVTTCSQPGFAGTGADGLWWEQRAAVELVVTDAELLDRLVAAASAAGFIVRINDHRRDGGLQEDGVVVTTRDGEAVTAFGGRIGRADMAIQWPGLDRALYDQVAHGTYVSIIAPEYGLGGERLWVVLDILTGLRPVPAPEDDPWSDEPKWDPYEDLEPEPGECALCGAPIHHRGPYCSEACEEADADRDQEQPAR